One genomic region from Pyxicephalus adspersus chromosome 1, UCB_Pads_2.0, whole genome shotgun sequence encodes:
- the KBTBD3 gene encoding kelch repeat and BTB domain-containing protein 3 — protein sequence MACLQDTFGSSVCNGFPSAEKKSMSMVAEGHGQQILTVLQSFREQGVFFDFTINVKDEVIPCHRCVLAASSDFFRAMFEVNMKERDGGSVTISNLSPETVKAFLDYAYTGKAEITDSNVDMYFQMSSFLQVPLLAKACSDFLIKMIDVHNCLQLLSISDSYGSTRLFHRALQFALQHFSLLTQSLDFLELNVGVLEKCLQADELNVPDEELVLTALLAWTKHCLEKRERFLPELISKVRLHQLSPSTLQRILVSEEQLLKSTNCLSTIHSAIKCIEHSGGLYPDARISTTEKYIFVHKTVEDGNTQYTFCYNIKTDKWMELPQVHIIDLPGSSLSSYGEKIFITGGCTGNCCRAVRLHIAESHHEATDQTWCYCPVSNNYYLVPPMRKPRTMHTSVMALNQLFVIGGKTKGAQDIRSLLDVEAYNPLTKEWKTVGYLPRGIYYPEASACNSVIYVLGSEVEITDAFNPSLDCFFQYNAETNQWSELVAEFGQFFHATLIKAVPVNNTLYICDLSTYKVYSFCPDTCVWKGEGSFECAGFNAGAVGIEDKIYILGGDYAPDEITDEVQVYHSNRSEWEEVSPMPRALTEFFCEVIQFNTFRDPWGISHP from the exons ATGGCCTGCCTACAAGACACATTTGGAAGTTCGGTGTGCAATGGGTTTCCTTCTGCTGAAAAGAAATCAATGTCTATGGTGGCTGAGGGCCACGGACAGCAGATACTAACAGTGCTGCAGAGTTTCAGAGAGCAGGGCGTGTTCTTTGATTTTACCATAAATGTAAAGGATGAAGTCATTCCATGCCATCGATGTGTGCTGGCAGCCAGCAGTGATTTTTTCAG GGCTATGTTTGAAGTCAACATGAAAGAAAGAGATGGCGGAAGTGTCACCATTAGTAATTTGTCTCCAGAAACTGTGAAAGCATTCCTTGACTACGCTTACACGGGAAAGGCGGAGATTACTGACAGCAATGTGGACATGTATTTCCAGATGTCATCATTTCTTCAGGTACCTCTGCTTGCAAAAGCATGCAGtgattttttaatcaaaatgatCGATGTTCACAATTGTTTGCAACTCTTGTCGATATCGGACAGCTACGGCTCAACTCGCCTCTTTCACCGTGCCTTACAATTTGCCCTTCAGCACTTCTCATTGCTAACACAATCTTTGGACTTCTTGGAGTTGAATGTGGGAGTTCTAGAAAAATGTCTCCAAGCAGATGAGTTAAATGTTCCTGATGAAGAGCTTGTGCTGACGGCTCTCCTAGCCTGGACTAAGCACTGCTTGGAGAAGCGAGAGAGGTTTTTGCCAGAATTAATCAGCAAAGTAAGGTTACATCAGTTGTCCCCATCCACACTGCAACGGATTCTGGTCTCCGAAGAGCAACTATTGAAAAGTACAAACTGCTTATCAACAATCCATTCTGCTATTAAATGCATTGAACATTCTGGTGGGTTGTATCCAGATGCTCGTATATCTACAACAGAGAAATACATCTTCGTCCACAAAACTGTGGAAGATGGTAACACTCAATACACTTTTTGCTATAATATCAAAACTGACAAATGGATGGAGCTTCCACAGGTTCATATCATTGATCTCCCAGGTTCCAGCTTATCTAGCTATGGGGAGAAGATATTTATAACAGGGGGATGTACAGGTAACTGTTGTCGAGCGGTGAGGCTTCATATTGCCGAATCCCACCATGAAGCTACCGACCAAACCTGGTGCTATTGTCCAGtaagcaataattattatttagtacCGCCCATGAGGAAACCAAGAACAATGCATACTTCTGTCATGGCCCTTAATCAGTTATTTGTTATTGGTGGTAAAACTAAAGGAGCACAAGACATTAGAAGTCTACTAGATGTCGAAGCCTACAATCCCCTCACTAAAGAATGGAAGACAGTTGGTTACTTACCAAGAGGGATCTACTACCCAGAAGCCAGTGCGTGCAATTCTGTTATTTACGTACTTGGGTCCGAAGTTGAGATTACAGATGCTTTTAACCCTTCTTTAGACTGCTTTTTTCAATATAACGCAGAAACAAATCAATGGAGTGAACTAGTAGCAGAATTTGGCCAGTTTTTCCATGCTACATTAATCAAAGCGGTGCCTGTGAATAACACGCTGTATATCTGTGACCTATCCACGTACAAAGTCTATAGCTTTTGTCCAGATACTTGTGTATGGAAGGGGGAGGGATCCTTCGAGTGTGCCGGTTTTAACGCTGGGGCTGTAGGTATTGAGGATAAAATATATATCCTGGGAGGTGACTATGCTCCCGATGAAATCACTGACGAAGTTCAAGTCTATCACAGCAACAGGTCGGAGTGGGAGGAGGTCTCCCCAATGCCACGAGCTTTAACCGAGTTTTTCTGTGAGGTCATTCAGTTCAATACGTTCAGGGATCCTTGGGGAATCAGTCACCCTTAA